The genomic region CCGTCTCCCGCAGGCGGAGCAGGTGGTCGGGGAGCTCGTCGAAGACGTTCTCCACGAACAGCCGCGTGCCCGCCTTCTCGGCCGCCTCCGCAAGCTCCCCGAAGGTGCGCCGGGCGGACGCGAGCCAATCCTCCGGGCGGAAGTCGAACAGCCAGCCGGAATACCCGCCGTGCATCACGACTCCCTCGGGGCGGAAGAGGGGGGCCAGGGCGATCGCCTGGCCGAGCCGGCGGACGGCGTGCCGGCGCGCCTCTTCGTCCTGGGCGCCGGGCCAGACGTCGCGGAACGGGGCGTGGACGGAAAGGGAAGCGAACCCCGCCGCCGCGACCGCCTCGGCCGCGCGTTCGGCCTCGGCCGGAGTCAGGGCGTCGAGGTCGGCGGCGGAGAAGTAGATCTCCGGTCCTACGCCGCTTTCCCGGAGGACGCGGATCGTCTCCTCCTCGCGCAGGAGCGGGAAGGGAACGGTGGAGTGGACGGACCAGGGCATCTCCGGAAAATACCCCATCCCGGGATTCCGGGCAAGCGCGGGGAGCGGGACGGGGGATATATCTTGACTTTGTTTTTTTGTATACGGTATGCGTTAGTGTATCCTCTTCGGAATGGGGTGCGTACGTTGCAGAAGCTGAGGGTTCGGATCGACAGCCACCTGACCTTGCGCGAGCGGATCGTCTCCTCGATCCGGAGCGCCATCGTCAACGGGCAGCTTCGCCCGGGGGCGCGCATCGCCGAGCCGGAGCTCGCGGAGAAGTTCGGGATCAGCCGCACCCCCATCCGGGAGGCGTTCCGGCAGCTCGAGACGGAGGGGTTCATCTCCGTCATCCCCCGGAAAGGGGCGATCGTCGCCTCGTTCTCCGCGCAGGACGTCTCGAACTTCTACGACCTGAAGATGATCTTGGAGGGATACGCCGCCAGGAAGGCGACGATGACGCTCACCGAGAGCGAGATCGACCGGATGGAGACGCTCAACCGCCAGATGGAGACGGCCTCGGGGAAGAAGGACCTGCGCCGGATGCTCGAGCTGCACAACGAGTTCCACGACATCTTCCTGCGCGCCTGCGGGAACGAGCGGCTGCACCAGATCGTCCAGGGCATGGTGGCGCAGTTCCAGCGGTACCGGCTGATCCTCGCGATGCCGGGGAGGATCGAGGGGTCGATCGACAAGCACTCGGAGATCGTCGACGCGTTCCGCCGGCGCGACCCGGCGCTGGCCGAGAAGCTGGTGCAGCAGAACGCGCTCTACGGGAAGAAGATCCTGCTGAAGGAGCTGGCGAAGGGCTGAAAAACATATGCTGGATTCGAGCGTCCTCGTCCTCAACCGGGCCTATTTCCCGGTCCACGTCACCAGCGTGCGCCGCGCCTTCTGCCTTCTTTACGCGGGGCTGGCCAAGGCGATCAACGAGCAGTTCGAGACGTTCGACTTCCCCTCCTGGAGCGCCCTGGCCGCCGCCTCGGGCGACGAGACCGTCGGCGTCGTCGGGCGCGCGCTGAAGGTCCCCCGCGTGGTGGTCCTCGTCGCCTACGACCGCGTCCCGCGGCGCAACGTCCGGTTCAGCCGCCGCAACGTCTTCGTCCGCGACCGCAGCACGTGCCAGTACTGCGGCCGCGCCTTCCCCAGCAGCGAGCTCAACCTCGACCACGTCGTCCCCCGGTCCCGGGGAGGGAAGACGATCTGGGAGAACATCGTCTGCAGCTGTCTTCCCTGCAACAAGCGGAAGGGGGGGGACACCCCAGACCGGGCGGGGATGCGGCTGATCTCGATCCCCAGGCCTCCCCGGTGGTCCCCCGAGTACGCCTTCTCCCTGCGGAGGCCCATCCACAAGGAGTGGATGCCGTTCCTCAACGTCGTCGACTTCACCTACTGGAACCTCGAGCTGCGGGATTGAGCGTCTCCCTCCTGTTCGTCGTCGGACGTCCCGTGGGCCACTCCCTGAGCCCGGCGATGCACAACGGGGTCATCGCCCGTCTGGGGCTGCCGCTCTGCTACGTCCCCGTGGAGCTGCCGAAGGGGCGCCTGCGGGGGTTCCTGCGCATCGTCCGGGAGGCGAACTTCCTGGGGGGGAACGTCACCATCCCGTTCAAGGAGGAGGCGGCGGCGCTGGCCGACACCCGCTCGGAGGCGGTCGCGGTCTGCGGCGCGGCGAACACGCTCGTCGTCCGCGGGGGGAAGCTGCACGCGGAGAACACCGACGGGGAAGGGTTCCTCGACGCGCTGGCGGGGCAGGGGTGGGGGAGGCGGCACGGAAACGTCGTCCTGCTGGGGGCGGGGGGCGCCGCCCGGGGGGTCGCCTTCGCCCTCGGGAAGGCCGGGACGCGGCGGATCGCCCTCCTCAACCGGGACCCGGGCCGCGCGGAGGAGATCGCCCGCGCCTTTTCCCCACGGTTTCCGTCGGTGGCCTTTTCCGCTGGGGAGCTCTCCCCGGAAACGATGGAAAAGGCGTTCCGGGACGCCGACCTCATCGTCCAGTGCACCCCGCTGGGGCTGGTGGGGGATTGGGAGGGATTTCCGCAAAAAGCCGTAAAGAAATCTGCCCGTTTTGCCGATCTGGTCTACCGGCATGGAGGGACCCGGCTCGTCCGGCAGCTGCGGGCCCGGGGCGTCCCGTCGATCGACGGCCTTCCCATGCTGGCGCACCAGGCCGCGAGGAGCTTCGCCCTCTGGACGGGAAGGGAAATCCCCGGACGCGTGTTCCTCGCCTTGGCGAAAAAGGCGGCGGGAAAATAATATGATAGACACGTTCGGATCGTCGCCCGGAGGGAGGTGAGCGAAAGCGCATGTCCACAGTGGCCAACAAGATCGGGGAGATGCTCCTCAAGGGAAACCTGCTCACCGCCGACCAGCTCCGCAACGCCCTCGAGACCC from Thermodesulfobacteriota bacterium harbors:
- a CDS encoding sugar phosphate isomerase/epimerase family protein, which translates into the protein MGYFPEMPWSVHSTVPFPLLREEETIRVLRESGVGPEIYFSAADLDALTPAEAERAAEAVAAAGFASLSVHAPFRDVWPGAQDEEARRHAVRRLGQAIALAPLFRPEGVVMHGGYSGWLFDFRPEDWLASARRTFGELAEAAEKAGTRLFVENVFDELPDHLLRLRETVGSPRLSLCLDPGHAALFSPLPVHRWAEAFGEATGLMHVHDNRGTRDDHLPVGEGTINFRGVLLAAIDAGARPILTVEPHRREHFSRSVAALRAILSTLP
- a CDS encoding GntR family transcriptional regulator → MQKLRVRIDSHLTLRERIVSSIRSAIVNGQLRPGARIAEPELAEKFGISRTPIREAFRQLETEGFISVIPRKGAIVASFSAQDVSNFYDLKMILEGYAARKATMTLTESEIDRMETLNRQMETASGKKDLRRMLELHNEFHDIFLRACGNERLHQIVQGMVAQFQRYRLILAMPGRIEGSIDKHSEIVDAFRRRDPALAEKLVQQNALYGKKILLKELAKG
- a CDS encoding HNH endonuclease, giving the protein MLDSSVLVLNRAYFPVHVTSVRRAFCLLYAGLAKAINEQFETFDFPSWSALAAASGDETVGVVGRALKVPRVVVLVAYDRVPRRNVRFSRRNVFVRDRSTCQYCGRAFPSSELNLDHVVPRSRGGKTIWENIVCSCLPCNKRKGGDTPDRAGMRLISIPRPPRWSPEYAFSLRRPIHKEWMPFLNVVDFTYWNLELRD
- the aroE gene encoding shikimate dehydrogenase is translated as MSVSLLFVVGRPVGHSLSPAMHNGVIARLGLPLCYVPVELPKGRLRGFLRIVREANFLGGNVTIPFKEEAAALADTRSEAVAVCGAANTLVVRGGKLHAENTDGEGFLDALAGQGWGRRHGNVVLLGAGGAARGVAFALGKAGTRRIALLNRDPGRAEEIARAFSPRFPSVAFSAGELSPETMEKAFRDADLIVQCTPLGLVGDWEGFPQKAVKKSARFADLVYRHGGTRLVRQLRARGVPSIDGLPMLAHQAARSFALWTGREIPGRVFLALAKKAAGK